A stretch of Anaeromyxobacter dehalogenans 2CP-1 DNA encodes these proteins:
- a CDS encoding class I SAM-dependent methyltransferase, giving the protein MSAPARPLDELVAFVRARTAPAPVPLVPELVLHQASELTPLWHATAGDLAGWDDSPFWAFPWAGGQALARHLLDRPERVRGHRVVDFATGSGLVGLAAVRAGAAEVEAWDVDPFCEAAVRANAALNGLALPFRSGDPIGAPLPGVEVLLAGDVFYEGPLAARALAWFRALAGRGVTVLAGDAGRTYAPREGFTVVAEFQVPTTVEIEDAAVRGARVLQIMG; this is encoded by the coding sequence ATGTCCGCCCCGGCGCGCCCCCTCGACGAGCTCGTCGCCTTCGTCCGCGCGCGCACCGCGCCCGCGCCGGTGCCGCTCGTGCCGGAGCTCGTGCTCCACCAGGCCAGCGAGCTCACCCCGCTGTGGCACGCCACCGCCGGCGACCTGGCGGGGTGGGACGACTCGCCGTTCTGGGCGTTCCCGTGGGCGGGTGGCCAGGCGCTGGCGCGGCACCTGCTCGACCGGCCGGAGCGCGTGCGCGGGCACCGCGTGGTGGACTTCGCAACGGGCAGCGGGCTGGTGGGCCTGGCCGCGGTCCGCGCCGGGGCGGCCGAGGTGGAGGCCTGGGACGTCGACCCGTTCTGCGAGGCGGCGGTGCGCGCGAACGCGGCGCTGAACGGGCTCGCGCTCCCGTTCCGGTCCGGCGACCCCATCGGCGCGCCGCTGCCGGGCGTGGAGGTGCTGCTCGCCGGCGACGTGTTCTACGAGGGTCCGCTCGCCGCCCGCGCGCTCGCCTGGTTCCGCGCGCTCGCCGGGCGGGGCGTGACGGTGCTCGCCGGCGACGCGGGCCGCACCTACGCGCCACGCGAGGGGTTCACGGTCGTCGCGGAATTCCAGGTGCCCACCACGGTCGAGATCGAGGACGCGGCGGTGCGCGGCGCGCGGGTGCTCCAGATCATGGGGTGA
- a CDS encoding class I SAM-dependent methyltransferase, which translates to MDVKQVFDGAAARYDALRRQLIPCFDGFYGAAVDLLPFGEGRPVRILDVGAGTGLLAEQVLARFPAAEVTLLDFSDEMLDRARARFGGRTAQVTFRTGDYLRDPLGGPWDAIVSALSIHHLADGDKRALYARAAAALAPGGILVNADNVLAEDPAVAARDRALWVRAIRASGLAEADLEAALERTRVDVLAPLGIQLGWLRALGLVEVDCAYKWHHFAVFSGRRPVTDG; encoded by the coding sequence ATGGACGTGAAGCAGGTGTTCGACGGGGCCGCGGCGCGCTACGACGCGCTCCGCCGCCAGCTCATCCCGTGCTTCGACGGGTTCTACGGCGCGGCGGTGGACCTGCTGCCGTTCGGCGAGGGCCGGCCGGTGCGGATCCTGGACGTGGGCGCCGGGACCGGGCTGCTGGCGGAGCAGGTGCTGGCGCGCTTCCCGGCCGCCGAGGTGACGCTCCTCGACTTCTCGGACGAGATGCTGGACCGCGCCCGGGCCCGCTTCGGCGGGCGGACCGCCCAGGTGACGTTCCGCACCGGCGACTACCTGCGGGATCCGCTCGGCGGTCCCTGGGACGCGATCGTGTCGGCGCTGTCCATCCACCACCTCGCCGACGGCGACAAGCGAGCGCTCTACGCGCGCGCGGCGGCGGCGCTGGCGCCGGGCGGCATCCTGGTGAACGCCGACAACGTGCTCGCCGAGGACCCGGCGGTGGCCGCGCGCGACCGGGCGCTCTGGGTCCGCGCCATCCGCGCGAGCGGCCTCGCCGAGGCGGACCTCGAGGCGGCGCTGGAGCGGACGCGGGTGGACGTGCTCGCGCCGCTCGGGATCCAGCTCGGCTGGCTGCGCGCGCTCGGCCTCGTGGAGGTGGACTGCGCGTACAAGTGGCACCACTTCGCCGTCTTCTCCGGCCGGCGCCCAGTCACGGACGGGTGA
- a CDS encoding PfkB family carbohydrate kinase → MSAAPRVLACGHVTLDRAGEAQVPGGSAWYAGHTWRGLGARVRVLTAAGPELPAAALAGLEAAVLPAPRTTAFENRYGAGGVRAQRVEAAAPPLDPGALPRGWREPDVLHLAPVLGEIDVPAFTAAVRARVVGLGMQGLVRAVLPGGEVAQPRWEPAPGALAGVDAVFVGEDDLRGQGDLVARLVRAVPIVVLTRGARGCEVIARGRARRVGVSPAREVDPTGAGDAFAAGFLFGLARGDAPVDAARLGAAAGAIAVEARGGGALDRMGEAHARAAAVPVLDGA, encoded by the coding sequence GTGAGCGCGGCGCCGCGGGTCCTCGCCTGCGGGCACGTCACGCTCGACCGGGCCGGCGAAGCGCAGGTGCCCGGCGGCTCCGCGTGGTACGCCGGCCACACCTGGCGCGGCCTGGGCGCGCGCGTGCGGGTGCTCACCGCGGCCGGCCCGGAGCTCCCGGCGGCGGCGCTCGCCGGGCTCGAGGCCGCCGTCCTCCCCGCGCCGCGCACCACCGCCTTCGAGAACCGCTACGGCGCCGGCGGCGTCCGCGCCCAGCGCGTGGAGGCCGCGGCGCCGCCGCTCGACCCGGGCGCGCTCCCCCGCGGCTGGCGCGAGCCCGACGTGCTGCACCTGGCGCCGGTGCTCGGAGAGATCGACGTGCCCGCGTTCACCGCAGCGGTCCGGGCGCGCGTGGTCGGGCTGGGCATGCAGGGCCTGGTGCGCGCAGTGCTGCCCGGCGGCGAGGTGGCGCAGCCGCGCTGGGAGCCGGCGCCGGGGGCGCTCGCCGGCGTGGACGCGGTCTTCGTCGGCGAGGACGACCTGCGCGGCCAGGGCGACCTCGTGGCGCGGCTGGTCCGGGCGGTGCCGATCGTGGTGCTGACGCGCGGCGCGCGGGGGTGCGAGGTGATCGCGCGCGGGCGGGCGCGGCGGGTGGGCGTCTCGCCGGCGCGGGAGGTGGATCCGACCGGGGCCGGGGACGCGTTCGCGGCCGGGTTCCTGTTCGGGCTCGCGCGCGGCGACGCCCCGGTGGACGCCGCCCGCCTCGGCGCGGCCGCCGGCGCCATCGCGGTCGAGGCCCGCGGCGGCGGCGCGCTCGATCGCATGGGCGAGGCCCACGCGCGCGCGGCGGCGGTGCCGGTGCTCGACGGCGCGTGA
- a CDS encoding cytochrome c3 family protein, whose product MSLVRSLLVAALALAVPLTTRAAGGHDSVGCGGCHSIHTAKGKIIFAVTPNTKALDPKTKQPYSGTTALCLACHADSKDGGQGYAPVSGHMSHPYGVSSVNPKVAKVPGELLRDGRFECIGCHDPHPSNPNYKYLRVDTAKGQQMDAFCGVCHPGKADAATVKQAALFTSMDESGAKRAAAPAPAPAKK is encoded by the coding sequence ATGTCGCTCGTCCGCAGCCTGCTCGTCGCCGCCCTCGCCCTCGCCGTCCCGCTCACCACCCGCGCCGCGGGCGGTCACGACAGCGTGGGCTGCGGCGGCTGCCACTCCATCCACACCGCGAAGGGCAAGATCATCTTCGCGGTCACGCCGAACACGAAGGCGCTCGACCCCAAGACCAAGCAGCCGTACTCCGGCACGACCGCGCTCTGCCTCGCCTGCCACGCCGACTCGAAGGACGGCGGCCAGGGCTACGCGCCGGTGTCCGGCCACATGAGCCACCCGTACGGCGTCTCCAGCGTGAACCCGAAGGTCGCGAAGGTTCCGGGCGAGCTGCTGCGAGACGGCCGCTTCGAGTGCATCGGCTGCCACGATCCGCACCCGTCCAACCCGAACTACAAGTACCTCCGCGTCGACACCGCCAAGGGCCAGCAGATGGACGCGTTCTGTGGCGTGTGCCACCCGGGCAAGGCCGACGCCGCCACCGTGAAGCAGGCGGCGCTCTTCACCTCGATGGACGAGTCCGGCGCGAAGCGCGCCGCCGCGCCCGCCCCTGCGCCCGCGAAGAAGTAG
- a CDS encoding saccharopine dehydrogenase family protein: MAPSLVIYGAYGYTGELVAREAAARGLPVVLAGRDSERLARLGRALGRPWRAFPLTDPEALRAGLQDAGAVLHCAGPYVDTWRPMAEACLELRVHYLDLAGEAAVYRALAVMGLHAERAGVMLLSGAGFDVVPTDCLAAHVARRLPGAVRIAIAIDALGRLSRGTARTVMAHAGDADARELNPHQPAARRFDLGSGRLEAVQVPWPERVAVPRSTGIQDVAVYLCASQARRLLLRAVPAVAPLLALPGARALAVRLLSGGAAGPDAEARARGRSRVYAEAVDAAGARAASRLALPEGYAFTAHAAVEIAARALAGYAPPGWHTPASAYGPDLVTALPGVTLEDLPLARPASP, translated from the coding sequence ATGGCCCCCTCCCTCGTGATCTACGGCGCCTACGGGTACACCGGCGAGCTGGTCGCGCGCGAGGCGGCCGCCCGCGGCCTGCCGGTGGTGCTCGCGGGCCGGGACTCGGAGCGCCTGGCCCGCCTCGGCCGCGCGCTCGGCCGCCCGTGGCGCGCGTTCCCGCTCACCGACCCCGAGGCGCTCCGGGCCGGGCTGCAGGATGCGGGCGCGGTGCTGCATTGCGCCGGCCCCTACGTGGACACCTGGCGGCCCATGGCCGAGGCGTGCCTCGAGCTCCGCGTGCACTACCTCGATCTCGCCGGCGAGGCCGCGGTGTACCGCGCGCTCGCCGTCATGGGGCTCCACGCGGAGCGGGCCGGCGTGATGCTGCTCTCCGGCGCCGGGTTCGACGTGGTGCCCACCGACTGCCTCGCCGCGCACGTGGCCCGGCGCCTCCCCGGCGCCGTCCGCATCGCGATCGCGATCGACGCGCTCGGCCGCCTCTCGCGCGGCACGGCGCGCACCGTGATGGCGCACGCGGGCGACGCCGACGCCCGGGAGCTGAACCCGCACCAGCCCGCCGCCCGGAGGTTCGACCTCGGGTCCGGCCGCCTCGAGGCGGTGCAGGTGCCGTGGCCCGAGCGCGTCGCGGTGCCGCGCTCGACCGGCATCCAGGACGTGGCGGTGTACCTGTGCGCCTCGCAGGCGCGGCGCCTCCTGCTCCGCGCCGTCCCGGCCGTCGCGCCGCTGCTGGCGCTCCCGGGCGCGCGGGCGCTCGCGGTGCGCCTCCTCTCCGGCGGCGCCGCGGGCCCGGACGCCGAGGCCCGCGCGCGCGGCCGGAGCCGCGTGTACGCCGAGGCGGTGGACGCGGCCGGCGCACGGGCGGCGTCGCGCCTGGCGCTGCCCGAGGGCTACGCGTTCACGGCGCACGCCGCGGTGGAGATCGCCGCGCGCGCGCTCGCCGGCTACGCGCCGCCGGGCTGGCACACCCCGGCGTCCGCCTACGGCCCCGACCTCGTGACCGCGCTCCCGGGCGTGACGCTCGAGGACCTGCCGCTCGCGCGCCCCGCGAGCCCCTAG
- a CDS encoding PilZ domain-containing protein, with protein sequence MASVQGQPERRRFSRIAFHRPGELRAGTARVGCGVQDVSLKGARVEVPAAFPGAAGEPCALVIQLDQGDTLIRMDGVIAHRDGEDVGIRCTGIDLDSIAHLRRLVEVNLGDEALLYRELAALVGGDG encoded by the coding sequence ATGGCCAGCGTGCAAGGGCAGCCCGAGCGCCGCCGGTTCTCGCGCATCGCGTTCCACCGTCCCGGCGAGCTGCGCGCCGGGACGGCGCGGGTCGGCTGCGGCGTCCAGGACGTGTCGCTGAAGGGCGCGCGCGTGGAGGTCCCGGCCGCGTTTCCGGGCGCGGCCGGCGAGCCCTGCGCGCTCGTGATCCAGCTCGACCAGGGCGACACGCTCATCCGCATGGACGGGGTGATCGCGCACCGCGACGGCGAGGACGTGGGCATCCGGTGCACCGGGATCGACCTCGACAGCATCGCCCACCTGCGCCGGCTGGTGGAGGTGAACCTCGGCGACGAGGCGCTGCTCTACCGCGAGCTGGCGGCGCTGGTGGGCGGGGACGGCTGA
- a CDS encoding M48 family metallopeptidase encodes MPARAPLVVARAVLALGLLAAGLIVALLLAGGLAAGAVLAVPTGHWALGALSAAAAALVIRWLLLLRVAPVRLTGIDVRASEQPALVALARTVAQRVGAPAPRRVCLVAGVEVMAIEEGGVLGLGAHPVLGIGLGLIALLGVSELEAALAHELGHRRAGGRAGGLLHRARAVLTRASAPGRGGVAGAPFRRLCAAYLRATLHLARAQELQADRAAIQVAGAAAHLAALERAARGAVLFTAFLADEVEPLVAEGHQPENLYDGFRAYEAELTEQGRSGALDRELARTPAEPEGLHPPLAARLAFARAFPDAGRPRDARPARSLLLNAERLERELGARVAAERAGERPLAVVPWAEVGARVYGPRVERAGRTYAARVAAEFGAPATGQGALAALVPTLERRHDEAAALVLDPSLASVPVDDRTRQVERIVSHALGALVALSLVERGGAWRSEIGRPVEVAVGRAVVAPLHVAEEALADRSRLAEVVRRAVETPQDST; translated from the coding sequence TTGCCCGCCCGCGCCCCGCTCGTCGTCGCACGTGCCGTCCTGGCGCTGGGCCTGCTCGCCGCGGGGCTGATCGTCGCCTTGCTGCTCGCCGGCGGGCTCGCCGCGGGGGCGGTCCTCGCCGTCCCCACCGGGCACTGGGCGCTCGGCGCGCTCTCCGCGGCGGCGGCCGCGCTCGTCATCCGCTGGCTCCTCCTGCTCCGCGTCGCGCCGGTGCGCCTCACCGGCATCGACGTGCGCGCCTCCGAGCAGCCGGCGCTGGTCGCGCTGGCGAGGACGGTCGCCCAGCGGGTGGGCGCGCCCGCGCCGCGCCGCGTGTGCCTGGTGGCCGGGGTGGAGGTGATGGCCATCGAGGAGGGCGGCGTCCTCGGCCTCGGCGCGCACCCGGTGCTCGGGATCGGGCTGGGGCTGATCGCGCTGCTGGGCGTGTCGGAGCTGGAGGCGGCGCTGGCCCACGAGCTCGGGCACCGGCGCGCGGGCGGGCGCGCCGGCGGCCTCCTGCACCGGGCGCGCGCGGTGCTGACGCGCGCGTCGGCGCCCGGCCGCGGCGGCGTCGCCGGGGCGCCGTTCCGCCGGCTCTGCGCCGCGTACCTGCGCGCCACGCTGCACCTGGCGCGCGCCCAGGAGCTGCAGGCGGACCGGGCCGCGATCCAGGTGGCCGGGGCCGCCGCGCACCTCGCGGCGCTGGAGCGCGCGGCGCGCGGCGCGGTGCTGTTCACCGCTTTCCTGGCCGACGAGGTCGAGCCGCTCGTGGCCGAGGGGCACCAGCCGGAGAACCTGTACGACGGCTTCCGCGCCTACGAGGCCGAGCTCACCGAGCAGGGCCGCTCGGGCGCGCTGGATCGCGAGCTGGCCCGCACGCCCGCCGAGCCGGAGGGCCTGCACCCTCCCCTCGCCGCGCGCCTCGCGTTCGCGCGCGCGTTCCCGGACGCCGGCCGCCCGCGCGACGCGCGGCCCGCGCGCAGTCTCCTGCTCAACGCCGAGCGCCTGGAGCGCGAGCTCGGGGCGCGCGTGGCGGCGGAGCGCGCGGGGGAGCGGCCGCTCGCGGTGGTGCCGTGGGCCGAGGTGGGCGCGCGCGTGTACGGACCGCGCGTGGAGCGGGCCGGCCGCACCTACGCGGCCCGCGTGGCCGCCGAGTTCGGCGCGCCCGCGACCGGTCAGGGGGCGCTGGCCGCGCTGGTGCCCACGCTGGAGCGGCGGCACGACGAGGCCGCGGCGCTGGTGCTCGACCCCTCGCTCGCCTCGGTCCCGGTGGACGACCGCACGCGCCAGGTGGAGCGGATCGTCTCGCACGCGCTCGGCGCCCTGGTGGCGCTGTCGCTGGTCGAGCGCGGCGGCGCCTGGCGCAGCGAGATCGGCCGCCCGGTGGAGGTCGCGGTGGGGCGCGCGGTGGTGGCGCCGTTGCACGTCGCGGAGGAGGCGCTCGCCGACCGCTCGCGGCTCGCCGAGGTGGTGCGGCGCGCGGTGGAGACGCCGCAGGACTCGACGTGA
- a CDS encoding ChaN family lipoprotein, whose amino-acid sequence MHRALLLVAALLAAACHPRPSASTLVAQPLAPGRAWISAVDRGHPLVGRIWDVRAGRFADEAALEAGLAGASLVLLGETHDNPDHHVLQARLVRALTAAGRRPAIAFEMLATEQQPAIDAALATPRPTPEDVSRAVRWDESGWPPFAQYRPVFAAALDARLRIEGANLPRAKIQAAARGGVQTLPAPVRARIERQGPLPEAVAREMRQEMAESHCGALPESMLEPLVTGQRARDAQMAESLARAGAAGAVLITGSGHARTDRGVASYLDPGATVASVLFREVVPGREDPATYGADYAGRLPFDWVVFTPGEKRPDPCAELRAHLKAAKPPAKPAPAAPAAPPATP is encoded by the coding sequence ATGCACCGCGCCCTCCTCCTCGTCGCCGCCCTGCTCGCCGCCGCCTGTCACCCGCGGCCGTCCGCGTCCACCCTCGTCGCCCAGCCGCTCGCGCCCGGGCGCGCCTGGATCAGCGCCGTCGATCGCGGTCACCCGCTGGTCGGACGCATCTGGGACGTCCGCGCCGGGCGCTTCGCCGACGAGGCGGCGCTCGAGGCCGGGCTCGCCGGCGCGTCGTTGGTGCTGCTCGGCGAGACGCACGACAACCCCGATCACCACGTGCTCCAGGCGCGCCTCGTCCGCGCGCTCACCGCCGCCGGGAGGCGGCCGGCGATCGCGTTCGAGATGCTCGCCACCGAGCAGCAGCCCGCCATCGACGCGGCGCTGGCGACGCCGCGGCCGACCCCGGAGGACGTGTCGCGCGCGGTGCGCTGGGACGAGAGCGGCTGGCCGCCGTTCGCGCAGTACCGCCCGGTGTTCGCGGCGGCGCTGGACGCCCGCCTGCGCATCGAGGGCGCGAACCTCCCGCGCGCGAAGATCCAGGCCGCGGCGCGCGGCGGCGTCCAGACCCTCCCCGCGCCGGTCCGGGCGCGCATCGAGCGGCAGGGGCCGCTCCCCGAGGCCGTGGCGCGCGAGATGCGCCAGGAGATGGCGGAGTCGCACTGCGGCGCGCTGCCGGAGTCGATGCTCGAGCCCCTGGTGACCGGCCAGCGCGCGCGCGACGCGCAGATGGCCGAGTCGCTCGCGCGCGCCGGCGCGGCCGGGGCGGTGCTCATCACCGGCTCCGGCCATGCGCGGACCGACCGCGGGGTGGCGTCGTACCTCGACCCCGGCGCGACCGTGGCGAGCGTGCTGTTCCGCGAGGTGGTCCCCGGCCGCGAGGACCCGGCGACCTACGGCGCCGACTACGCGGGGCGGCTCCCGTTCGACTGGGTGGTGTTCACGCCGGGTGAGAAGCGGCCCGATCCCTGCGCCGAGCTCCGCGCCCACCTGAAGGCGGCGAAGCCACCCGCGAAACCGGCGCCGGCCGCGCCCGCCGCCCCGCCCGCCACGCCCTGA
- a CDS encoding trimeric intracellular cation channel family protein → MPHAARFLENPFQLHVTFDLAATYLFAVTGALAAIAKRYDLVGVLVLAFVTGLGGALLRDGLFLQFGPPAVVTDGRYLVAVALGAATGIFFGRRLHRFRIPFLLADAVALGTYGVVGAQKSLAVGLPVVTALMVGAVNAVGGGMLRDVLVRDVPLVFKPGEFYALAAMAGELVFLGLTRGAGLPGTLSALIAIAAAFAVRILSVWLGWRTEALSGEDGTGER, encoded by the coding sequence GTGCCCCACGCCGCGCGGTTCCTCGAGAACCCGTTCCAGCTCCACGTCACGTTCGACCTCGCCGCGACCTACCTGTTCGCGGTGACGGGCGCGCTGGCCGCGATCGCCAAGCGGTACGACCTGGTGGGCGTGCTGGTGCTCGCGTTCGTCACCGGCCTCGGCGGCGCGCTGCTCCGCGACGGCCTGTTCCTGCAGTTCGGCCCGCCCGCCGTCGTCACCGACGGCCGCTACCTGGTGGCGGTGGCGCTCGGGGCGGCCACCGGCATCTTCTTCGGCCGGCGGCTGCACCGGTTCCGCATCCCGTTCCTGCTCGCGGACGCCGTGGCGCTCGGGACGTACGGGGTGGTCGGCGCGCAGAAGTCGCTCGCGGTGGGGCTGCCGGTGGTCACCGCGCTGATGGTCGGCGCGGTGAACGCGGTCGGCGGCGGCATGCTGCGCGACGTCCTGGTGCGGGACGTGCCGCTCGTCTTCAAGCCGGGCGAGTTCTACGCGCTCGCCGCCATGGCGGGAGAGCTGGTGTTCCTCGGCCTCACCCGCGGCGCCGGGCTGCCCGGCACGCTCTCGGCGCTGATCGCGATCGCCGCCGCGTTCGCGGTCCGGATCCTGTCGGTGTGGCTGGGCTGGCGGACGGAGGCGCTGTCGGGCGAGGACGGGACAGGCGAGCGCTAG
- a CDS encoding tetratricopeptide repeat protein, whose protein sequence is MNRNTVIALVVGLVVGFLIGQLASRRDQVTSVPVVAAPTGTPAMPAMPPGGMGGLPAPMPSPGASMDLQARITAAEQIVAKDPRNVRAWIQLGNDYFDSRQAQKAVEAYGRALELEPNNPDVLTDQGVMYRDLGNFDKAIANFKKANEVDPKHVQSLFNLGVVYLHDLQDADKAAKAWNQVISAAPTSPQAQQAQQALTQLKANPPPPKKK, encoded by the coding sequence GTGAACCGTAACACCGTCATCGCCCTCGTCGTGGGGCTCGTGGTCGGCTTCCTGATCGGCCAGCTGGCCTCGAGGCGGGATCAGGTGACGTCCGTCCCAGTGGTCGCCGCGCCCACCGGCACGCCGGCGATGCCGGCCATGCCGCCCGGCGGGATGGGCGGGCTGCCCGCGCCGATGCCCTCGCCCGGCGCCAGCATGGACCTGCAGGCCCGCATCACCGCCGCCGAGCAGATCGTCGCGAAGGACCCCAGGAACGTCCGCGCCTGGATCCAGCTCGGCAACGACTACTTCGACTCGCGCCAGGCGCAGAAGGCGGTCGAGGCCTACGGGCGCGCGCTCGAGCTCGAGCCCAACAACCCCGACGTCCTCACCGACCAGGGCGTGATGTACCGGGACCTCGGCAACTTCGACAAGGCGATCGCCAACTTCAAGAAGGCGAACGAGGTCGATCCGAAGCACGTGCAGAGCCTGTTCAACCTCGGCGTGGTCTACCTGCACGATCTCCAGGACGCGGACAAGGCCGCGAAGGCCTGGAACCAGGTGATCTCGGCCGCGCCGACGAGCCCGCAGGCGCAGCAGGCGCAGCAGGCGCTGACGCAGCTCAAGGCGAACCCGCCGCCGCCGAAGAAGAAGTAG
- a CDS encoding RNA methyltransferase, translating to MRLPVRLVLLRPRNPENLGAVARAMKNFGADDWAIAELGTHDFAAMRRVAVHAEELLDRPRLVRTLDEAVADCAWVVGTSSRTVKGKRRLPPAEVAREALERAAAGRTAIVFGDERSGLTNDEVHRCHDLSAIPAGEAQPSLNLAQAALVYLYELRKAALAAAAPPSRAAEAGATDAELTAVEDALRAALRGGGFLAGPERHAVRDLTAALRRARLGRREARLWLAALRTLGRGREG from the coding sequence ATGCGCCTCCCCGTCCGCCTGGTGCTGCTGCGCCCCCGCAACCCCGAGAACCTCGGCGCGGTGGCGCGCGCCATGAAGAACTTCGGCGCGGACGACTGGGCCATCGCCGAGCTGGGGACGCACGACTTCGCGGCCATGCGCCGCGTCGCGGTGCACGCGGAGGAGCTGCTCGATCGTCCGCGGCTGGTGCGCACGCTCGACGAGGCCGTGGCCGACTGCGCCTGGGTGGTCGGGACCAGCTCGCGGACGGTGAAGGGCAAGCGCCGCCTCCCGCCGGCCGAGGTGGCCCGGGAGGCGCTGGAGCGCGCCGCCGCCGGCCGGACCGCGATCGTGTTCGGCGACGAGCGCAGCGGCCTCACGAACGACGAGGTGCACCGCTGCCACGACCTGTCCGCCATCCCCGCCGGCGAGGCGCAGCCCTCGCTGAACCTGGCGCAGGCGGCGCTCGTCTACCTCTACGAGCTGCGCAAGGCGGCGCTCGCGGCCGCCGCGCCACCGTCGCGTGCGGCCGAGGCCGGGGCGACCGACGCCGAGCTCACCGCGGTGGAGGACGCGCTCCGCGCGGCGCTGCGGGGCGGGGGCTTCCTGGCCGGGCCGGAGCGCCACGCGGTCCGCGATCTCACCGCCGCGCTGCGCCGGGCGCGGCTGGGCCGGCGCGAGGCGCGCCTGTGGCTCGCGGCGCTGCGGACGCTCGGGCGAGGCCGGGAGGGCTAG